DNA from Asticcacaulis sp. ZE23SCel15:
GCGATCCAGCGCCCGGTGATTGTGGCGCAATCTGTGGCCTATGCCGGGCGCACGGTACGGGTGGCGTCTTCGGCGGAACCTTTGTTTGAAATGCGTAAGATGGTGATGATCGGTCACCGGCTTGAGGCGATGGTGATTGAGGGCGGCGAAAACACCCTGCTGGACCGTAAGGGGCTGGCTAATATGGACTGGAACCTGCGGGAGCAGGTCGATGTCGCCAATATCGAGCAGGGCATTAAGCTGATCCGCCTGAAGGAGCCTGACGCCCGTAAGATGCTGATGGTCGTGCCGGCGGCGTTTTCGACCTTTGCGTCTAACCGGGCGCGGGCCCGTATCACGCAGGAAGTGTCAAGGGCGGCGACGGATATGCAGCTTAAGGTGCTCTTTGAGGTGAGGGGTCTGGACGGCGTGCCGCCGCACCGGATTTTGGAGATTGTCTCTATGATCAAGCCGTTCTGCATGACCGTCGTGGGGTCTGTGTCAGCCGATCGCAAGTCCATTGCGACTTTGCACAAGTGCGGCCTGTCGGGGGTATGCGTTGAATATGACGGCGTTAAACGCGAAGATGCCGCGCTTAACGAGTATCTGAGTGTGCTGAGCGCCGCCGCCAAGGCTTCGGCGGGCGCTTGCATGGTGCAGGGCTTTGACAACTACCGTCAGATGGCGGTGGCGCGGATGGCCGGAGTCACCCACGCCTCAATCAAGGCCACGGCCATGATGACCGCCAAGGTTTCGGATCAACCCGCAGCCTGATTTTTTTTTGACGCGCATCTTATCCAAAAACCGCCTTACACTTTTTGGGATGCGCTCTGTTTACTGGATGTTGAGTGCTGCCTTGACGTTGTTCCAGTCCACGATCTTGAAGTTTTGCTTCACGCGGGTGGTGGACGCCGCTTCGCCATCAGAATCGACATCGTCCTGCATGACGACAATACCGTTGGGGTAGGGGCCGACCGGCCCGCCACGCGCCGCGACACCATCGGTGCCGGTGACCGCGTCGATACCGTTGCCGGCCATGACCGAGAAGCGGCCCTTATAGACCGGATCGGCATCGACCTGCCACACGGCAAAGGCCGAATCGCCCTGGGAGGAGGCAATCAGATAGGTCTTGTCGCCCTCGTGCATCAGGGTCAGGCCCTCGACATCGGGTTTTAAGATGTCGGACGGGGCGGGGGCAAAATGAATGCGGGTGGCGTTGGAAGCCGCGCGCACATCATAGCGCCAGATGCCTTTGGCCTCTTCGCCGATATAGAGTGCGCCGGTTTTGGCATCGATGACGCAGCCTTCGGACTGGGAGCCGACTTCAAAGCGCTGGGTGTCAATGATTGAATAGCCGCCCACATCGTTCAGGCGGGCGACGGCGACATCGCCGCGCTGGCCGACCACGACAACAACCGGGCTAGTCTTATCGCCGAAATTGACGGCGGCCATGCAGAAGCCGTAAGCCTCAGACGTCGGCAGGCTGACAAAGCCGAGGTTGCGCAGTTTCAGGTCTTTATCCAGACCAAACAGGGCGACGCCGTTCTTCACGCGGTCGGACGTACCGATCAGAACCTGACCGTCCATTTCCAGCAGATCAACATTGTTGAGCGGGCCGGTGGGGGCGAAATCGCGCACGCTGCCGTCGATATTATAGACATAGAGCCCGGCCTTCTTGTCGGTGCCCAGAATGACGGGCGTGTCAGGCTGATAGCGACTGACATAGATTTCGGGATCATCGGCGGCATCGGCAGAACCCGTACCGACCGCGATGGTCTCCGCCGCCGCCAGTACCGGCGTGCCCGTGCCGAACGCCATAGACTTTGAATCGGAAATAAGTTCCGAATTAAAGCCTGAACATGCTGACAATAAAGACACAGTTACGGCGGCAATGCCGACTGTCACACATCTGTCATATAAGTTTTGCAAATTCATCATGGGCTCCGGTTAGTAAGCGTTTCAACGCTAATACCAAGATTTTGTGTGTTTGCACGGCTAATCTTCTGTGACTGGGAATAATAATTCTATGAAACTCGTGAAAAAGCTCGCCATGGGCGTGGCACTTGCACCGTTTGCGTTTGCGATGGCGCCCTTTGCTTATGCGCAAGATGCTGCCGCCACGGCCGCTGCTGATAAGGAAGAGATGACCGAAGTCGTCGTGACCGGCAACATCCGGTTCCGTGACCGTCAGCCGGTTGAAAACCCGACCCTGGTTTATGACACCGAGTATTTCCAGCGCTTCGAGCCGGTTTCGGTAGGTGAAATGCTTAAGCGCGTTCCGGGTGTCACCTTCACCTCGGATATGCTGGAATATGACGGCGTGTCGATGCGCGGCCTGCCGCCGGGCTACACCACCATCCTGATCAATGGCCGCAAGGCACCAGGCGGCGAAAAGGATCGTTCGTTCTTTGTTGACCGCATCCCGTCGGAACTGGTTGACCGCATCGAAATCATACGCAGCCCGGCGGCCGATCAGCCGCGCTCAGGCATGGCCGGTTCGATCAACGTCATTCTGAAAGACGGCGCTAAGCTGCGCGGCGGTCTGATCAAGGCGGGTGCGCTGATCAATGGTGACGGCGAAGCCCGTCCGTCGCTGGCGGCGGCCTATGCCGGTGGCGACGAGAGCAATGACTGGTGGATCGGCGTGAATCATCAGGGCCGCCGTAACCCGAAGAAGAAGTATTCCTGGCGCTATGGCGCTGACAATGCCGACTTCGACGATATGGAGTATCAGGAAGATACCCGCGACGGTAAGGACACCTCGATCAACGGTGAATGGAAGCATTCCTTCGATAACGGCTTCGTGCGTTTCAACGGTTTCTTCGTCAATACCGACCGCGACGAAGATGAAACCTCCAAAACCTATGGGGCACCGGATTTCACGGATTTTGACGAAGTTGAAATTCAGGCTGAACGCATCAGCCAAAAAACCTACGCCTTTGGCCTTGATGGTGAATATGGCCTGGGCCTTGGTAAGCTGGAATACGATTTCGGCTACAACAAGTATGACGAGCACACCGAAACGACCGTTCATGTCGGCGAAGCTGAAGACCTCAGCGATCTGGAACTCGACGACGAGGAAGTGCTCGATATTGTCGATGAGGAATATAACGGCAAGCTGGCCTATGGCTTCAAAACCGACGCCATGAAGCTTAAGTTTGGGGTTTCGACCACCCGCAAGACCCGTGATGGCGCCGCTGATCCGCTCGGCACCTACACTATCGAAGAAACCAATATCGATCCGTTCGTTCGCGCCACCTTTACCCCGACCGCTGCTCTGACTGTTGATCTGGGCTTACGTTACGAAATGACCGATCGTGAGGTTACGGGCGAGGATGATACCGGTTCTTACGACGAAGGCATTCTGACGCCGTCGGTTCATCTGCTGTATAAAACCAGCCGCGATGATCAGTTCCGCTTCTCGGTGGCGCGCACCTCACGTTCGCCGGACTTCGACGACATGGTGCCGCTCACTGAAACCGAAGAGCCTGCCGATGAGAACGCTTTCCGCGGCAATGCCGATCTGAAGAACGAAACGTCCTGGGGTGTGGATGCGGGCTATGAGCATCGCTTCGGGTCGCAGGGTATTTTCGGGGTTAATTTCTTCTACCGCAACATCGAAGATCTGATTGATCTGGTCTCGACCGGTGAGACGGTTGAAGATGACGGTGATGAGTTTTCGGTCTATCAGCCGCGCAATATTGGCGACGGCAAGACCTGGGGGGTGGAACTTGACTACTCAGCCCCTCTGACCCTGTTCGGCATCAAGGATACAGGTGTGTTCTTCAACTACACCTGGATGGACTCAGAAGTGGCCGATCCGTTCACCGGCGAAAAGCATAAATTCAACAACCAGCCAGAGTGGGTCTATAACGCTGGCTTCATCAAGACGATCACCAAGTGGGACGTAAGCTTCGGGGCCAGCCTCTATGGCCGTGATACCGGTGTGGCCTATGCGGTCGATGAAGTCGCCAGCGTAGATTATGATCCGAACCTGGAAGCCTTTGTTGAAAAGCGTCTGGGTAAGACCATGGTGGTGCGTCTGTCGGCCCAGAACATTCTTGACGCTGAAAAGGCCGAAGTGTTCCGCAAATATGACGGTGACTCGATTGATGAAATCATCGCCAACCGCCGGGCTGACGATCTTGATGAATATGAGCGCGAATCCGAAAAATCGGGAGTGCTGTATCAGTTGACCTTCCGCGCGACGTTCTAAGCGGCAGGTTTGATAAAACGAAGCGGGGGCAGTGTCCTTACCGAAAGGTGAGGGCGCTGCCTTTGCGTTTACAAAAGAGGCTTTTGCCATGAAATCCTTGTGTTTAGCCCTGCTGTGCAGTGTTGCCACCCTTGTACCGCTGGCCGTCGTTGCTGATGACCTGCCGCCGCTTGAGGTGCCGCGCACCGCCGGTCTGCCTTACGGCGTCAAATCCATTCCTGACCGGATCGTGCTGACACCCGGAGCCAATCCGGCGGTGGAAATGGCGGTATCGTTTCGCACCGACAGCCTGCAACGCACGGCCCAGGCGCAAATTGCGGTGGCGGTCGATGGTCCGACGCTGGAGGAAAAGGCGCAAACCGTCACCGGCACCACCACCTATTTCCCGTCCTCCAATGGCCTGGCCCACTATCAGCAGGTACGTTTCACCGGCCTGACGCCCGATACCGTCTATGCCTACCGGGTCAAGGGTTCGGCGGGCTGGAGCGAATGGCAGCAGTTCAAAACGGCTAAATCCGAAGCTGCGCCGTTCCGGTTCATGTATCTGGGCGACACCCAGAACGGCATCCTGACCTTTGCGTCGCGGGTGATCCGTCAGGGCTTCCATGAGGGCAAGGTCGATCTGGTCGTCCATGCCGGCGATCTGGCGGCCCAGCGTGATGACCTTGACCATGACGATGAATGGGGTGAGTGGACGCAGGCCGGGGGGTACAGCTATGCCATGGTGCCGCAGATACCGGCGACCGGAAACCACGAATATGTCGATACGATCGCGGCCAACGGCAGCGAAAGCCGTAAGCTGGGACCTTACTGGCCGGTTCAGTTTGCGCTGCCTGCCAATGGCGCGTCGGGGGCTGAGAAAACCTCATACTTTGTCGACTATCAGGGCGCGCGCTTTATCGTGCTGGATGGTACAGCGGCCCTTGATCTGGGCCAACTTCAGTCTCAAACCCAGTGGCTGGATAAGACCCTGACCGACAGCAAAGCCAACTGGAACTTCGTGCTGTTCCACCAGCCGATATTCACCTGTGCGCGTCCGAACGACACCGAAGTGCTCAAAGCCGCCTGGAAGCCTGTGTTTGATAAGCACAAGGTCGATCTGGTGCTGCAAGGTCATGACCATTGTTATAGTCGCCTAAGCTCTGAGGTCGGACGCGCAGCGGGCATCACCGCGCGCAAAGGCGGTAAGGCGCAGGGCCCGGTCTATCTGGTCTCCGTAACCGGCTCAAAGATGTATGGTCTGAATAATCGTTCCGGCACTCAGCCCGATAAGGTGGCCGAAGCGACCGAGCTTTATCAGATCATCGATGTCGACGGGGCACGCCTGAAATTGCGCACCTATACGGCGTCAGGCAAGCTCTATGACGGTTTTGACCTTGAGCGGCGCAAGGATGGCACCAACCGTCTGCTTGAACTGAAAGAACCGATGCTGGCGACCCGTAAATGCATCGGTGCTGTTGGGCCGGACGGCGGGGCGTGTGTAGCTGACCCCAAGGATTAAGTGGTAAAGTCAGGCGACTGGTAATCTTATATCGGCCCGGAGCCCGCCCAACGGGCTCTGATCCAGCACCAGTTCGCCGCCGTGGCCACGGATGATGTCATGGGCGATCGACAAGCCCAAGCCGACACCCTTGACGTTCTGATTGCGGGATTCGTCCAGCCGTGAAAAGGCCTTCATGGCGTCTT
Protein-coding regions in this window:
- a CDS encoding phytase, whose protein sequence is MAFGTGTPVLAAAETIAVGTGSADAADDPEIYVSRYQPDTPVILGTDKKAGLYVYNIDGSVRDFAPTGPLNNVDLLEMDGQVLIGTSDRVKNGVALFGLDKDLKLRNLGFVSLPTSEAYGFCMAAVNFGDKTSPVVVVVGQRGDVAVARLNDVGGYSIIDTQRFEVGSQSEGCVIDAKTGALYIGEEAKGIWRYDVRAASNATRIHFAPAPSDILKPDVEGLTLMHEGDKTYLIASSQGDSAFAVWQVDADPVYKGRFSVMAGNGIDAVTGTDGVAARGGPVGPYPNGIVVMQDDVDSDGEAASTTRVKQNFKIVDWNNVKAALNIQ
- a CDS encoding TonB-dependent siderophore receptor, whose product is MKLVKKLAMGVALAPFAFAMAPFAYAQDAAATAAADKEEMTEVVVTGNIRFRDRQPVENPTLVYDTEYFQRFEPVSVGEMLKRVPGVTFTSDMLEYDGVSMRGLPPGYTTILINGRKAPGGEKDRSFFVDRIPSELVDRIEIIRSPAADQPRSGMAGSINVILKDGAKLRGGLIKAGALINGDGEARPSLAAAYAGGDESNDWWIGVNHQGRRNPKKKYSWRYGADNADFDDMEYQEDTRDGKDTSINGEWKHSFDNGFVRFNGFFVNTDRDEDETSKTYGAPDFTDFDEVEIQAERISQKTYAFGLDGEYGLGLGKLEYDFGYNKYDEHTETTVHVGEAEDLSDLELDDEEVLDIVDEEYNGKLAYGFKTDAMKLKFGVSTTRKTRDGAADPLGTYTIEETNIDPFVRATFTPTAALTVDLGLRYEMTDREVTGEDDTGSYDEGILTPSVHLLYKTSRDDQFRFSVARTSRSPDFDDMVPLTETEEPADENAFRGNADLKNETSWGVDAGYEHRFGSQGIFGVNFFYRNIEDLIDLVSTGETVEDDGDEFSVYQPRNIGDGKTWGVELDYSAPLTLFGIKDTGVFFNYTWMDSEVADPFTGEKHKFNNQPEWVYNAGFIKTITKWDVSFGASLYGRDTGVAYAVDEVASVDYDPNLEAFVEKRLGKTMVVRLSAQNILDAEKAEVFRKYDGDSIDEIIANRRADDLDEYERESEKSGVLYQLTFRATF
- a CDS encoding metallophosphoesterase family protein; this translates as MKSLCLALLCSVATLVPLAVVADDLPPLEVPRTAGLPYGVKSIPDRIVLTPGANPAVEMAVSFRTDSLQRTAQAQIAVAVDGPTLEEKAQTVTGTTTYFPSSNGLAHYQQVRFTGLTPDTVYAYRVKGSAGWSEWQQFKTAKSEAAPFRFMYLGDTQNGILTFASRVIRQGFHEGKVDLVVHAGDLAAQRDDLDHDDEWGEWTQAGGYSYAMVPQIPATGNHEYVDTIAANGSESRKLGPYWPVQFALPANGASGAEKTSYFVDYQGARFIVLDGTAALDLGQLQSQTQWLDKTLTDSKANWNFVLFHQPIFTCARPNDTEVLKAAWKPVFDKHKVDLVLQGHDHCYSRLSSEVGRAAGITARKGGKAQGPVYLVSVTGSKMYGLNNRSGTQPDKVAEATELYQIIDVDGARLKLRTYTASGKLYDGFDLERRKDGTNRLLELKEPMLATRKCIGAVGPDGGACVADPKD